From Xylocopilactobacillus apis, a single genomic window includes:
- the asnS gene encoding asparagine--tRNA ligase — protein MEQELIKDLYAEKEHSEKSVTVTGWLKTIRGTKRLSFIEMNDGSCLQNVQVIAEADLENYEEISKLPISTTIQVTGEVVDTPKAQQPFEIHASEVKVVGHSDEDYPLQKKQHSYEYLRTIAHLRPRTKTFYAVFKIRSLVAFAIHQYLQEHGFVYVNTPIITSSDAEGAGEMFQVTTLDLNHLPKDDEGKVDESEDFFKKETNLTVSGQLTGEAFALALRNIYTFGPTFRAENSHTTRHAAEFWMIEPEMAFADLNDVIVVIEGLLQSVIKYVLKNAPDELQFLNDHVDSDLLNRLEATANNKFEKITYTQAIEYLESAKEEFKYPVKWGIDLQTEHERYLCEKVFQKPVFVTDYPKEIKAFYMRDNDDGKTVAAVDLLVPGIGELLGGSQREERVAQLTQKIADFDLDADSYKWYMELRKYGETEHSGFGIGFERLLMFVTGMENIRDVLPFPRTPGNAEF, from the coding sequence GTGGAGCAAGAGTTAATTAAAGATTTATACGCAGAAAAAGAACATAGCGAAAAAAGCGTAACCGTTACGGGTTGGTTAAAAACGATTAGAGGTACTAAGCGCTTAAGTTTTATTGAAATGAACGATGGAAGTTGTTTACAAAATGTTCAAGTAATTGCCGAAGCAGATTTAGAAAATTATGAAGAAATTTCTAAACTTCCAATCAGTACAACGATTCAAGTTACTGGTGAAGTTGTTGATACGCCAAAAGCTCAGCAGCCTTTTGAAATTCACGCTAGTGAAGTTAAAGTGGTTGGCCATTCAGATGAAGATTATCCCCTACAGAAAAAGCAGCATTCTTATGAATATTTACGAACAATTGCCCATTTACGTCCAAGAACAAAAACTTTTTACGCTGTATTTAAGATTCGTTCACTAGTTGCTTTTGCAATTCATCAATATTTACAAGAACACGGTTTTGTCTATGTTAATACGCCGATCATTACGAGTAGTGATGCCGAGGGTGCGGGCGAAATGTTCCAGGTTACAACACTAGATTTGAACCATTTACCTAAAGATGACGAAGGAAAAGTAGACGAAAGCGAAGACTTCTTCAAGAAGGAGACTAACTTAACTGTTAGTGGTCAGTTAACAGGTGAAGCTTTTGCGCTTGCTTTGAGAAATATCTATACTTTTGGTCCAACTTTTAGAGCAGAAAATTCTCATACTACTAGACATGCGGCAGAATTTTGGATGATTGAGCCAGAAATGGCTTTTGCTGATTTAAACGATGTAATTGTAGTAATTGAAGGACTATTACAATCAGTAATCAAGTATGTTTTAAAAAATGCGCCGGATGAGCTTCAATTTTTGAATGATCATGTTGATTCAGATTTACTCAATAGATTAGAAGCGACAGCAAATAATAAATTTGAAAAAATTACATATACTCAAGCCATTGAATATTTAGAATCAGCTAAAGAAGAATTCAAATATCCAGTTAAGTGGGGAATTGATTTACAAACTGAACATGAACGTTATTTATGCGAAAAAGTGTTTCAGAAACCTGTATTTGTAACAGATTATCCAAAAGAAATTAAAGCATTCTACATGCGGGATAATGATGATGGTAAAACAGTTGCAGCAGTTGATTTATTAGTTCCTGGAATTGGTGAATTACTTGGAGGAAGCCAGCGTGAAGAACGAGTTGCTCAGTTAACTCAAAAAATTGCTGATTTTGACCTAGATGCTGATTCTTACAAATGGTATATGGAATTAAGAAAATATGGTGAAACTGAACATTCTGGCTTTGGAATTGGTTTTGAGCGTTTGCTGATGTTTGTTACTGGAATGGAAAACATTCGTGATGTTCTTCCGTTTCCAAGAACACCGGGAAATGCCGAATTTTAG
- a CDS encoding MurR/RpiR family transcriptional regulator, with protein sequence MDSRITTILFIKEDLIMEQNSHFTKTEWKIYQYILSHLQQITSYSLRQLALKINVSPASVVRTIQKMGFKHYSDLCRQLKKENQLDDVIDDVTYQAKYYFNQPIIESYDKQIQIFKELTSNCKDFLFFGIGTSSDLAAYGARQFANNGQNSFVIKDPFYPIQKTHGSYKDKALIVLSVSGETPQVIEPVLNFQSKGAKVISITNSSDNTISKLSDLNFCYLLESKIVSKTLNVTTQVPVVYILERLSRALNSL encoded by the coding sequence ATGGATAGTAGAATTACTACTATCCTTTTTATTAAAGAAGATTTAATTATGGAACAAAATTCACATTTCACTAAAACTGAATGGAAAATTTACCAATACATTCTTTCTCATCTTCAACAAATTACATCTTATTCACTGCGCCAATTAGCACTAAAAATAAATGTATCTCCTGCTTCAGTGGTAAGAACCATCCAGAAGATGGGTTTTAAACATTATAGTGATTTATGCAGACAATTAAAAAAAGAAAATCAATTGGATGATGTAATTGATGATGTTACTTACCAAGCTAAATATTACTTTAACCAACCGATCATCGAAAGTTATGATAAACAAATTCAAATTTTTAAAGAACTGACATCAAATTGCAAAGACTTTCTATTCTTTGGAATAGGTACATCCAGCGATTTGGCAGCATATGGTGCACGACAATTTGCTAACAACGGACAAAATTCATTCGTAATTAAAGATCCCTTTTATCCAATTCAAAAAACTCACGGCTCTTATAAAGATAAAGCTTTAATCGTCTTGTCAGTTAGCGGTGAAACTCCTCAAGTGATTGAACCAGTTCTAAATTTTCAATCCAAAGGAGCAAAAGTAATCAGCATCACTAATAGTTCTGATAATACCATTTCAAAGTTATCTGATTTAAATTTTTGTTATTTACTTGAGTCGAAAATTGTCAGCAAAACTTTAAACGTGACAACTCAAGTCCCTGTTGTTTATATCTTAGAAAGGCTATCTAGAGCTTTAAACTCTCTATAA
- a CDS encoding PTS lactose/cellobiose transporter subunit IIA — protein sequence MEEDKNLQTIMGLIMSGGNAKGSAFEAIKAAKSGDFNLAESKLKESDKFLTEAHNSQTDMLTQEANGNHTEVTLLMVHAQDHMMNAITFRDLAGELVDLYKKLAN from the coding sequence ATGGAAGAAGATAAAAATCTACAGACGATTATGGGATTGATAATGAGCGGTGGTAATGCTAAAGGATCTGCCTTCGAGGCAATCAAAGCTGCAAAAAGTGGCGATTTTAATTTAGCTGAAAGCAAATTAAAAGAATCTGATAAATTCTTAACTGAAGCACATAACTCTCAAACCGACATGCTGACTCAAGAAGCTAACGGCAATCACACAGAAGTAACATTACTAATGGTTCATGCCCAAGATCATATGATGAATGCTATCACATTTAGAGATCTTGCTGGTGAATTAGTTGATCTATACAAAAAGTTAGCAAATTAG
- a CDS encoding PTS sugar transporter subunit IIB, whose protein sequence is MSEKTIMLVCAAGMSTSLLVSKMQKAAEEKGIDAKIFATSASDADAKIESEHPDILMLGPQVGYMLDDFKNRVSIPVEVINMQDYGMMNGPKVLDQALSIID, encoded by the coding sequence ATGAGTGAAAAAACAATTATGTTAGTTTGTGCAGCAGGAATGTCAACAAGTTTACTAGTTAGTAAAATGCAAAAAGCTGCTGAAGAAAAAGGAATTGACGCTAAGATTTTTGCAACATCTGCTTCTGATGCAGATGCTAAAATAGAAAGCGAACATCCGGATATTTTAATGTTAGGACCTCAAGTTGGATATATGTTGGATGATTTTAAAAATAGAGTTTCAATCCCAGTGGAAGTAATCAACATGCAAGATTACGGAATGATGAATGGACCTAAGGTGTTAGACCAAGCATTATCTATAATTGATTAA
- the celB gene encoding PTS cellobiose transporter subunit IIC, which yields MSEKKSSNFLNQKLIPFFNKLAASRHLVAMRDGMTAAIPVIIIGSFFMIIAQFPIPAYLNFMGKVFGPHWSDVAQYITNASFHIMGLVAVAGISYSLAKSYKVDAFSAMIIAIAAFILTIPLKTDKGGEMWVPLKQLDSSGLFIAIIVGLFVTDLYVWIVHKNLTIKMPDSVPPAVSNSFASLFPGAISLIVVWLVRLAVEASPMKSIPNVIVFFLQAPLGQLSNTLGGALVTELVISILWIFGIHGSNTVAGVLQPIWLTAMAQNAAALKAGHVLPNIVTEQFYDNFIHMGGSGATIGLALLIAFTSKSKEYKTLGELVVGPAVFNVNEPIIFGLPIVLNYKMVIPFIAAPLVNVTTTYFAMKLGLVAKTIGVMVPWVTPPVISGYIATGHISGAVMQIINIVLDLLIYWVFFKSMDNDKLKQERALAAD from the coding sequence ATGTCTGAAAAAAAATCAAGTAACTTTTTAAATCAAAAATTAATTCCATTTTTTAATAAACTAGCTGCTTCCAGGCATTTAGTTGCAATGAGAGATGGAATGACTGCAGCGATTCCTGTAATTATTATCGGATCTTTTTTCATGATCATTGCTCAGTTTCCAATTCCTGCTTATCTCAATTTTATGGGTAAAGTTTTTGGGCCGCATTGGAGCGACGTCGCTCAGTATATAACAAACGCTTCATTTCATATTATGGGATTGGTTGCCGTTGCTGGAATTTCCTATAGTTTAGCTAAAAGCTACAAAGTAGATGCTTTTTCTGCAATGATTATTGCAATTGCAGCTTTTATTTTAACCATTCCCTTAAAAACTGATAAAGGCGGCGAAATGTGGGTCCCTTTAAAACAACTAGATTCATCCGGTTTATTCATTGCAATTATTGTTGGACTCTTCGTAACAGATCTATATGTTTGGATTGTCCACAAAAACTTAACAATAAAAATGCCTGATAGTGTGCCGCCTGCAGTTAGTAACTCTTTTGCATCTTTGTTTCCTGGAGCAATTTCATTAATCGTTGTCTGGTTAGTTCGTCTAGCTGTCGAAGCTTCTCCAATGAAAAGTATTCCAAATGTGATTGTTTTCTTCCTACAAGCACCTTTGGGGCAATTAAGCAATACTTTAGGCGGGGCATTGGTTACTGAATTAGTAATTAGTATTCTATGGATTTTTGGAATCCACGGATCCAACACTGTAGCAGGGGTTCTTCAACCAATATGGTTAACTGCAATGGCACAAAATGCTGCTGCCTTAAAAGCCGGTCATGTTCTGCCTAATATTGTTACAGAGCAATTCTACGATAACTTTATTCATATGGGTGGTTCTGGCGCAACAATCGGATTAGCATTATTAATTGCTTTTACTTCAAAAAGCAAGGAATATAAAACATTAGGTGAATTAGTTGTAGGGCCTGCTGTTTTCAATGTTAATGAACCGATTATCTTTGGACTGCCAATTGTACTAAACTATAAAATGGTCATTCCATTTATAGCTGCTCCATTAGTAAATGTAACAACAACCTACTTTGCTATGAAATTGGGCTTAGTAGCTAAAACAATTGGGGTAATGGTACCTTGGGTTACTCCACCTGTTATTTCAGGATATATTGCAACTGGTCATATTTCAGGTGCTGTAATGCAAATTATTAACATTGTTTTAGATTTATTAATTTATTGGGTTTTCTTTAAGAGTATGGATAATGATAAATTAAAACAAGAACGGGCATTGGCTGCCGATTGA
- a CDS encoding 6-phospho-beta-glucosidase, with the protein MQGKKKLRNNFLWGGAVAAHQLEGAWQEGHKGVSVADVMTAGANGVERKITKGVQPDLYYPNHDAIDFYHHYPEDIKLFAEMGFKCFRTSIAWTRIFPNGDETGPNEEGLKFYDDLFDECLKYQIEPVITLSHFEMPYHLVEKYGGWRNRKLIDFFTNFAEVVFKRYKNKVKYWMTFNEINNQTDYQNSFAIFTNSGLIPEQNENIERTMYQAAHYELVASAIAVKIGHQINPNFKIGSMIAMVPLYPASPKPADIMKAERAMQSRYWFQDVQSHGKYPDWLKQYQDNENWNLDITDEDLKVLEQGTVDYIGFSYYMSRCVEARNDEPLNYHYNEHEDNVSNKFVKKSEWDWQIDPEGLRYAMNWLADRYDVPQFIVENGFGAVDKKEADSSVHDQYRIDYLKAHIEQMKLAVTEDGVDLIGYTPWGCIDLVSAGTGQMSKRYGFIYVDKDDEGQGTLKRSKKDSFDWFKRVIESNGEKLD; encoded by the coding sequence GTGCAAGGAAAGAAAAAATTACGAAATAATTTCTTATGGGGTGGAGCAGTAGCTGCTCATCAATTAGAAGGTGCTTGGCAGGAAGGTCACAAAGGGGTCAGCGTTGCTGATGTTATGACCGCCGGCGCTAATGGGGTTGAACGTAAAATTACAAAAGGGGTTCAGCCCGATTTATATTATCCGAACCATGACGCTATTGATTTTTATCACCATTATCCTGAGGATATTAAACTCTTTGCAGAGATGGGATTTAAATGTTTCAGAACTTCTATTGCTTGGACAAGAATTTTTCCTAATGGGGATGAGACCGGTCCCAACGAAGAAGGATTAAAATTTTATGATGATCTTTTTGATGAATGTCTAAAATATCAGATTGAACCGGTTATAACTTTGTCTCATTTTGAAATGCCGTACCATTTAGTTGAGAAATATGGAGGGTGGCGAAATCGAAAACTAATTGATTTCTTTACTAATTTTGCCGAAGTTGTATTTAAACGCTATAAAAACAAAGTCAAATATTGGATGACTTTTAATGAAATTAATAATCAAACCGATTACCAGAATAGTTTTGCTATTTTTACTAATTCTGGTTTAATCCCAGAACAAAATGAAAACATTGAAAGAACTATGTATCAAGCTGCTCATTATGAACTGGTGGCAAGTGCCATAGCTGTAAAAATAGGACATCAAATTAATCCTAACTTTAAAATTGGTTCAATGATTGCGATGGTTCCTTTATATCCAGCTTCTCCAAAACCTGCAGATATTATGAAAGCTGAGAGAGCAATGCAAAGCCGCTACTGGTTTCAAGATGTTCAATCACATGGTAAGTATCCCGATTGGCTAAAACAGTACCAAGACAATGAAAATTGGAATTTAGATATTACTGATGAAGATTTAAAAGTTTTAGAACAAGGAACTGTGGATTATATCGGGTTTAGTTACTATATGTCTCGTTGTGTAGAAGCTCGTAACGATGAGCCTTTAAACTATCATTACAATGAACATGAAGATAACGTTTCGAATAAATTTGTTAAAAAATCCGAATGGGACTGGCAAATTGATCCTGAAGGACTACGTTATGCAATGAATTGGTTAGCTGATCGTTACGATGTACCGCAATTTATTGTGGAAAATGGATTTGGTGCTGTTGATAAAAAAGAAGCTGATAGCAGCGTACATGATCAATATAGAATTGACTATTTAAAAGCTCATATTGAACAAATGAAGTTAGCAGTTACTGAAGATGGAGTTGATTTAATTGGTTATACTCCTTGGGGCTGCATTGACTTAGTTTCTGCAGGAACTGGTCAAATGTCAAAACGTTATGGATTTATATACGTCGATAAAGACGACGAAGGTCAAGGAACTTTAAAACGATCAAAAAAAGATTCATTTGATTGGTTTAAACGTGTCATTGAGTCTAATGGAGAAAAATTGGATTAG
- a CDS encoding acyltransferase, whose protein sequence is MKKYFALDVAQFIASIMIIFIHCGQIFNNEIMHFLIKTVIARIAVPLFLVSTAYFYRKKSKADKSYHRKYFIRQIKTYLFWSLFYLPYCIHFLIQKHIPLFLTPFALIIALFYTGVCYHLWYFPALFLGLYIAKYLFKISRKITFLIAMTLYTLGSCETYSKILDPNLFRIYTIYKSLFFTTRNGLFYVLPFIIIGFFLADLKPKSLLYKKRKFFLCSSFFLLFIETGFIFFRQGDDKNFLFSLIPLSFFLVMQLLNLKNNIKISRQLRKLGQFIFFIHPLFIEIFKLNLNLIGWQLFLLTALCCLISYIFIQGIKKLPNTSRIIAKSGHLKSKISNISSATNENIQ, encoded by the coding sequence ATGAAAAAATATTTTGCTTTGGATGTTGCACAATTTATCGCTTCTATCATGATTATCTTCATTCATTGTGGTCAAATCTTTAATAACGAAATTATGCACTTTCTTATAAAGACTGTTATAGCAAGAATTGCAGTTCCTTTATTCCTTGTTTCTACCGCTTACTTTTATAGAAAAAAGTCAAAAGCTGATAAAAGTTACCATCGAAAATATTTCATTCGTCAAATCAAAACTTATTTATTTTGGAGCTTATTTTATCTCCCTTATTGTATTCACTTCTTAATACAAAAACACATTCCTTTATTTCTAACACCTTTTGCTCTTATAATTGCCTTATTTTACACTGGTGTTTGTTATCATTTATGGTATTTTCCAGCTCTGTTTTTAGGTCTATACATTGCTAAATATCTATTTAAAATTTCTAGAAAAATAACTTTTCTCATTGCCATGACTCTTTATACTTTGGGATCCTGTGAAACGTATAGCAAGATCCTTGATCCGAATCTTTTTAGAATTTACACCATCTACAAGAGCCTTTTTTTCACCACTAGAAACGGTTTATTTTACGTTTTACCTTTTATCATCATTGGATTTTTTCTTGCAGATTTAAAACCAAAAAGTCTTCTTTACAAAAAAAGAAAATTCTTCCTATGCAGCTCCTTCTTTCTTTTGTTCATAGAGACTGGTTTTATTTTCTTTCGCCAAGGTGACGACAAAAATTTCTTGTTCTCGCTTATTCCGCTATCATTTTTCTTAGTAATGCAGTTATTAAATCTTAAAAACAATATAAAGATCTCTCGTCAGTTAAGAAAATTGGGGCAATTCATCTTTTTTATCCATCCGTTATTTATTGAAATATTTAAATTAAATCTAAATCTTATTGGTTGGCAGTTGTTTTTACTAACTGCCTTATGTTGCTTAATATCCTATATATTTATTCAAGGCATAAAAAAATTACCAAATACTTCTCGGATTATAGCAAAAAGCGGTCATTTAAAATCTAAAATCTCTAACATTTCTTCCGCAACAAATGAGAACATCCAATAA
- a CDS encoding helix-turn-helix transcriptional regulator, giving the protein MKIGDIIKEERLKRNLTQEDLAQVFFVTRQLVSKWENNRSYPDLDQVVKISELFDLPLDYLLKGDQQMTNQLNFDSKLKHRLKLWGGLLTVIISSAILTTIFFLWFFDEPSLTPKDIEITKIEKMKRPAKTIVNRHTGQKWAIPADIEYLIHFKTNKPFVDLARIAGIVERIDPSGIEIEVTGHHKFGRCDTESTIWVRGMTEPDSLDYNFIKGKDLYLYKIPRKPSIKNERPQVSDSYKFLSWEQLNNLPFTKFKIK; this is encoded by the coding sequence TTGAAAATTGGCGATATTATCAAAGAGGAAAGATTAAAAAGAAACTTAACTCAAGAAGACTTGGCGCAAGTTTTTTTCGTAACTCGTCAACTAGTTTCAAAATGGGAAAATAATCGGAGTTATCCTGATCTTGATCAAGTCGTCAAAATTAGTGAATTATTTGATTTACCGCTCGATTATCTTTTAAAAGGCGATCAACAGATGACCAATCAATTAAACTTTGACTCAAAGTTAAAGCATCGTTTGAAGTTATGGGGAGGACTTCTGACAGTCATTATTTCAAGTGCAATTTTAACGACTATCTTTTTTTTGTGGTTTTTTGATGAACCATCATTAACGCCTAAAGACATTGAAATTACAAAAATCGAAAAGATGAAGCGACCTGCAAAAACAATTGTTAACCGACATACGGGACAAAAGTGGGCCATTCCAGCAGACATAGAATATTTGATTCATTTTAAAACTAATAAACCATTTGTTGATTTGGCTCGGATTGCTGGTATTGTTGAGCGAATAGATCCTAGTGGAATAGAAATAGAAGTAACGGGACATCATAAATTTGGTCGTTGTGATACTGAATCTACCATTTGGGTTAGAGGGATGACTGAACCCGATTCTTTAGATTACAATTTCATCAAGGGTAAAGATTTGTATTTGTATAAAATTCCCCGAAAACCTTCAATTAAAAATGAAAGGCCCCAAGTATCAGATAGCTATAAATTTCTTAGTTGGGAGCAGTTAAATAATCTTCCGTTTACTAAATTTAAAATTAAATGA
- a CDS encoding NupC/NupG family nucleoside CNT transporter, with protein MRFVFLVTGLALIFFVGWLVSSDRRHIKFKNIGIMFALQLIISFLCLNTTGGIDFLGAISAFFSWLMDQAAGGINFVFGGLVIQKGASVFFLSVLMPIVFISALVGILNYIKVLPFIIKWTGWLLNKVAGMGELESYFAVSTAILGQPEVFLTVKDQIPKLNEKRLYTICASAMSAVSAAVLASYMKLIPGKFVVTAVFLNILSALIISGIVNPYELTSEQENEVLIPDEDLQKEPFFQVLGNYILDGFNLAITVAAMLIGFVALVTFLDNSFQAILHISFTRILGYIFSPIAFLMGVPSKDITHVGSIMATKLLTNEFVAMGEIQKVATTLSPKAYAIISAYTVSFANFSVIGIVTGSIKSISSKQGAKVAKMSLKLLLGATLASVLTGTVVGLYF; from the coding sequence ATGCGTTTTGTTTTCTTAGTAACAGGTTTAGCATTAATCTTTTTTGTCGGTTGGTTAGTTAGTAGTGATCGACGTCATATTAAGTTTAAAAATATTGGAATTATGTTTGCCTTACAGCTGATAATTTCTTTTTTATGCTTGAATACAACTGGCGGGATTGATTTTCTAGGAGCCATTTCAGCTTTCTTTAGTTGGTTGATGGATCAGGCAGCAGGCGGGATCAACTTTGTTTTTGGTGGATTAGTAATCCAAAAAGGAGCTTCGGTTTTCTTCCTAAGTGTGTTAATGCCAATTGTTTTTATATCAGCTCTAGTCGGAATTTTAAATTACATTAAAGTTCTACCATTTATTATTAAATGGACAGGCTGGTTATTAAATAAGGTAGCAGGAATGGGAGAGCTTGAGAGTTATTTTGCGGTTTCCACGGCCATTTTAGGACAACCAGAAGTATTTTTGACCGTTAAAGATCAAATTCCGAAGTTAAATGAGAAAAGATTATACACAATCTGCGCTTCGGCGATGAGCGCAGTTTCAGCAGCAGTATTAGCTTCATATATGAAATTAATCCCGGGAAAATTTGTTGTTACAGCCGTATTTCTAAATATTCTGTCGGCGCTGATAATCTCTGGCATCGTAAATCCGTACGAATTGACTTCTGAACAAGAAAATGAAGTTTTGATTCCAGATGAAGATCTTCAAAAGGAGCCATTTTTTCAAGTATTAGGCAATTATATTTTAGACGGATTTAATTTAGCAATCACAGTTGCAGCAATGTTGATTGGATTTGTTGCTTTAGTTACTTTTTTAGATAATAGTTTTCAAGCAATATTACATATTAGTTTTACGAGAATCTTAGGCTATATCTTTTCGCCAATCGCTTTTTTGATGGGAGTTCCGTCAAAAGACATTACTCATGTTGGAAGTATAATGGCAACAAAACTTTTGACGAACGAATTTGTTGCAATGGGAGAAATTCAAAAGGTGGCAACAACTTTAAGTCCAAAAGCCTATGCTATTATTTCTGCTTACACGGTATCGTTTGCCAATTTTAGTGTAATCGGGATTGTTACTGGTTCGATTAAATCAATTAGTAGTAAACAAGGTGCAAAAGTTGCAAAAATGTCATTAAAACTACTTCTTGGTGCAACTCTTGCATCAGTTTTAACTGGAACGGTTGTCGGGTTATATTTTTAA
- a CDS encoding DUF975 family protein has translation MDNIQLKTRSELKREVKDLYRGKWGTAVKLNLIPVILEILLRIFVLVIFFAMIAIISFTGKSLDLNSAPQMFVNASSFIESYVGFLIGIGIMFSTLDWLRTKEAPNKVLKSVFSVFTRRYFLGTLVIQILTNIFTIVWGLLFIIPGIVKSYSYSQAQFIFKDLVQDHYDKDISYFECISLSKEMMRGNKWRLFVLQLSFLGWDIIEFMTLGIASFWTRPYKNGTYAAFYKDLAEKTDVTFEEE, from the coding sequence TTGGATAATATTCAGTTAAAAACTCGTTCTGAATTAAAAAGAGAAGTAAAAGATTTATATCGTGGAAAATGGGGCACAGCAGTTAAATTAAACTTAATTCCAGTTATTTTAGAAATTCTTTTACGAATATTTGTCCTTGTAATTTTTTTTGCTATGATAGCTATAATAAGTTTCACAGGTAAGAGTTTAGATCTAAATTCGGCTCCTCAGATGTTTGTGAACGCAAGCAGTTTTATTGAAAGTTATGTCGGATTTTTAATTGGGATTGGAATCATGTTCTCAACTTTGGATTGGCTGCGAACCAAAGAGGCCCCAAATAAAGTACTAAAAAGTGTTTTTTCTGTGTTTACTAGGCGTTATTTTCTGGGAACTTTGGTTATTCAAATTTTAACAAATATTTTTACTATCGTATGGGGATTATTGTTTATTATTCCTGGGATCGTTAAATCATATTCTTATTCTCAAGCACAGTTTATCTTTAAGGATTTAGTTCAAGATCATTATGATAAAGATATTAGTTACTTTGAGTGTATCAGTCTCAGCAAAGAGATGATGAGAGGTAACAAGTGGCGTTTGTTTGTCCTTCAACTTAGTTTTTTAGGCTGGGATATTATTGAATTTATGACTCTAGGGATTGCCTCGTTTTGGACAAGACCTTATAAAAACGGAACATATGCTGCCTTTTATAAAGATTTAGCTGAAAAAACAGATGTAACATTCGAAGAAGAATAA
- a CDS encoding MurR/RpiR family transcriptional regulator: MKNNLSTSEQYLWDYVDQHRTQIPNLSIVQLGEKANVSTATIVRAMKKRGYSGYTNFRQAVIQENNDINNFPNFRDMSQKIKEVVLKNQDEVLKTIQKIDVGDIEDAVQKIKVAKKIYIFAQGFSEMTAKEMQIKLQLLNKTAEFHSDPNIIIPISKRIKPQDLIIYVSLNGETQSLLQSSQTALKNNVSTITITTNPDGSLMEYSEISIVGYKQKSSFFPEFEVHSRLPLEVISRILLDAYAIRIKDQT; encoded by the coding sequence ATGAAAAATAATTTAAGTACCTCAGAACAATATCTGTGGGATTATGTCGATCAACATCGAACCCAAATTCCTAACTTATCAATCGTTCAGCTCGGCGAAAAAGCCAACGTTTCCACTGCTACAATTGTGCGCGCAATGAAAAAACGTGGGTATAGTGGTTACACAAATTTCCGGCAAGCAGTAATTCAAGAAAATAACGATATCAACAATTTTCCAAATTTTCGCGATATGAGTCAGAAAATTAAAGAAGTCGTTTTAAAAAATCAAGATGAAGTACTCAAAACAATTCAAAAGATTGATGTGGGTGATATTGAAGACGCAGTTCAAAAAATTAAAGTAGCCAAAAAAATTTACATCTTTGCCCAAGGATTTTCAGAGATGACTGCAAAAGAAATGCAAATTAAACTTCAGCTTTTAAATAAAACTGCTGAATTTCATTCTGATCCAAATATTATTATTCCCATCAGTAAGAGAATCAAACCTCAAGATTTAATTATTTATGTATCTTTAAATGGTGAGACTCAATCATTACTTCAATCTTCTCAGACTGCCCTTAAAAATAATGTATCGACAATTACAATTACTACTAATCCCGATGGAAGCTTAATGGAGTATTCCGAAATTTCTATTGTTGGATATAAACAAAAAAGTTCTTTTTTCCCTGAATTTGAGGTCCATTCAAGACTTCCACTAGAAGTAATCAGCAGAATTCTTCTCGACGCTTATGCGATTAGAATAAAAGACCAGACATAA